A region of the Acidimicrobiales bacterium genome:
CGCTGAGACCGGTGCCGTTGCCGAAGTCCTCACCCTCGATGCCGACCGCCAGCACCCGGTCGGGCGCGCGGCCGACCGCCCGCGCCAGGCGCAGGGCCCCGGCGATGCCGAGCCCGTGCGTGCTCGAGGCGCGTCTGTCGGTCACCCCGGTCGCATACCCCGGTTCCGTCACCGCGTCGCCACGGCCGTCGGCCGCGCCGCCGGTCCTGCCGGCCTCGGCCGCGCCGCGGGTCTTGCCGGCTTCGCCCGCGTCGCCGGACCTGCCGGCCTCGGCGGCGTCGGTCGCGCCCGGCCTGGCGCCCAGCTCGACGACGACCACCGTGCCGGGGGGCGCCCCCGTGCGCACGGCGTCGACGACGACGGCCAGGGCGGCGTCGTCCCACTGCCCCAGGAGGTCGAGGGGGTCGCCGAAGGGCCCGATGCCGACGGCGTCCACCTCGGGCGTGGACAGCTCGCCGAGGCGGGGGCGCACGGAGCGCACGACGGCCAGGCCGGCACCGTCGTCGCGCCGGTACTCGTTCCCCATGGCCACGACCACCACCCGTCTGATCACGAGCGGTCGACGGTCAGGTCGAGGAAGTGTGCCGCGCACGAGATGCACGGGTCGTGGTTCCGTACCGCTTGCTCGCACCGCCACGTCAGCTCGTCGTCGGACAGGTCGAGGCCGCCCTCGACCACGCGCCGGAGGTCGTCCTCGATGGTGATCTGGTTCTGCGACGTCGGGGGCATGATGCGCGCCGAGCGGATGACACCGTCGCCGCCGATGTCGTAGCGGTGGACGAGCAGGCCCCGGGGGGCCTCGGTGGCGCCGGTGCCCACCCCGTCCCTGGGCACCACCGTGTCGGCGGCCGGCTCGAAGCGGTCGTACGCCTCCACCAGCCGCAGCGCCTCGTCGCAGGCGAACACCAGCTCCACGCTGCGCACGACGATGCTCTGGAACGGGTTGCGGCAGACCTCGGCCAGGCCCGCCGCCCTCGCCGCCTGGCGCGCCAGCTCGGGCAGGCGCGCGGCGTTGACGGCGTAGCGGGCGAGGGGCCCGGTGAGATAGGGGTCGC
Encoded here:
- a CDS encoding hydrogenase maturation protease, which gives rise to MIRRVVVVAMGNEYRRDDGAGLAVVRSVRPRLGELSTPEVDAVGIGPFGDPLDLLGQWDDAALAVVVDAVRTGAPPGTVVVVELGARPGATDAAEAGRSGDAGEAGKTRGAAEAGRTGGAADGRGDAVTEPGYATGVTDRRASSTHGLGIAGALRLARAVGRAPDRVLAVGIEGEDFGNGTGLSDAVARAVEEAAARVLEIVGTALPCA